The following proteins are co-located in the Bradyrhizobium sp. AZCC 2176 genome:
- a CDS encoding DoxX family protein yields MLILALFWALLLAGIAVAFQNWREDSAQRSGRHLGIWLVRVLIGCMWFEGMLWKLPLPVSGGLQYWTEQETTRAAFEFHGTFVKDVVLPYMSVFGPIVFLAELVFAASMILGLAVRFVGVLAIAYTLQLWLGIYRPGDPAEWPWTYMFLAMLMFLFVLEGAGRSLGLDAWLRRKIPAVRDGKGPVGRFFNIAG; encoded by the coding sequence TTGCTGATCCTGGCGCTGTTCTGGGCGCTGCTGCTCGCCGGCATTGCAGTGGCCTTCCAGAATTGGCGGGAGGATTCGGCGCAACGTAGCGGGCGACATCTTGGAATCTGGCTGGTTCGGGTCCTGATCGGCTGCATGTGGTTCGAAGGCATGTTGTGGAAACTCCCGCTACCCGTGTCCGGCGGTCTGCAATACTGGACCGAACAGGAAACGACCCGCGCAGCGTTCGAGTTTCACGGCACCTTCGTGAAGGATGTTGTGTTGCCCTACATGAGCGTCTTTGGGCCAATTGTTTTTCTTGCCGAGCTCGTGTTTGCCGCGTCGATGATCCTCGGGCTTGCGGTACGGTTCGTGGGCGTGCTGGCCATCGCCTATACGCTGCAACTTTGGCTTGGCATCTATCGGCCGGGCGATCCGGCCGAGTGGCCGTGGACGTACATGTTCCTGGCCATGCTGATGTTCCTGTTTGTGCTCGAGGGCGCCGGCCGCAGTCTCGGCCTTGATGCCTGGTTGCGCCGCAAAATCCCGGCCGTGCGCGATGGGAAGGGACCTGTTGGCCGGTTCTTCAACATCGCCGGTTAG
- a CDS encoding ABC transporter permease, with translation MNSTAIKARRQYVALAILSPLTIFLLWTFVTMQGAVPATILPSPGAVATSFLDMIQRGYSGVGIWTHIGASLWRVGIAFVAGSVLGIALGLLRGRVPAIDALFIVPSELVRPIPPLGLIPLFILWFGIGELSKILLIFLSVFLIMMVNAQAGSRSCALDALRAAQSMGASRWQTFRFVVLPSAFPQIMTGLRISMGAGLTILVASELLGGDRGLGFVILDASSFFRTTYVFAGIILIGLIGLISDRGIAYLARRIVHWEGKS, from the coding sequence ATGAATTCCACCGCGATCAAGGCAAGGCGGCAGTATGTGGCGCTGGCAATCCTCTCGCCGCTCACGATTTTCCTGCTCTGGACGTTCGTGACGATGCAGGGAGCGGTGCCGGCGACGATTCTGCCGTCGCCGGGAGCGGTAGCGACCAGTTTCCTGGACATGATTCAGCGAGGTTATTCCGGTGTCGGAATCTGGACCCATATCGGCGCCAGCCTTTGGCGGGTCGGTATCGCGTTCGTGGCCGGCTCGGTGCTCGGTATTGCGTTGGGACTGTTGCGCGGCCGCGTTCCGGCGATCGACGCGCTTTTCATCGTGCCGTCCGAGTTGGTGCGGCCGATCCCGCCACTCGGCCTCATTCCGCTTTTTATCCTGTGGTTCGGCATCGGCGAATTGTCGAAGATCCTGCTGATCTTCCTTTCGGTCTTCCTGATCATGATGGTCAACGCGCAGGCCGGCTCGCGCTCCTGCGCGCTCGACGCGCTCAGGGCGGCGCAATCGATGGGCGCCAGCCGCTGGCAGACGTTCCGCTTTGTCGTGCTGCCATCGGCGTTTCCGCAGATCATGACCGGCCTTCGCATCTCCATGGGCGCGGGGCTGACGATCCTCGTTGCCTCCGAACTGCTCGGCGGTGACCGCGGGCTTGGCTTTGTGATCCTGGATGCCAGCAGTTTCTTCCGCACCACCTATGTTTTTGCGGGCATCATTCTGATCGGCCTGATCGGTCTTATCAGTGACCGGGGCATTGCCTATCTCGCGCGCCGCATCGTGCATTGGGAAGGCAAGAGCTGA
- a CDS encoding class I SAM-dependent methyltransferase, giving the protein MIALARAVTLLVGLGLGASCGHAADIGYLAPPGVPAKEFPAPQRPVAQIVSPGRASEEHRDSLNEAGEIARLLELKPGMTVGDIGAGSGYHTVRLSRLVGPTGSVIAQDVTRKYLIALARRTQRLRLTNVTFALGKPHDPRLPGSSLDAAILVHMYHEIAQPYAFLYNLAPAFRSGARVGIVDLERQTSEHGTPIELLRCELTAIGYREVATHQLAGDGGYLAVFSPPEPRDRKAPRDIVACRGAGTR; this is encoded by the coding sequence ATGATAGCACTGGCCCGCGCGGTGACGCTTCTTGTGGGCCTAGGCCTAGGCGCAAGTTGCGGACACGCCGCTGACATTGGCTATCTGGCTCCGCCGGGTGTCCCTGCAAAGGAGTTTCCCGCGCCTCAGCGCCCGGTTGCGCAGATCGTCAGCCCAGGCCGTGCCTCCGAGGAGCACCGCGATTCCCTGAATGAGGCCGGTGAGATCGCCCGCCTTCTTGAACTCAAGCCAGGCATGACCGTCGGCGACATTGGTGCAGGCAGCGGCTACCACACGGTGCGTCTCTCCCGTCTCGTCGGTCCCACCGGCTCCGTCATCGCCCAGGACGTCACGCGGAAATATCTCATCGCGCTCGCCAGGCGAACGCAACGCCTGAGGCTGACAAATGTCACATTCGCGCTGGGCAAACCACACGACCCGCGCCTTCCCGGCTCCTCGCTCGACGCTGCCATCCTCGTGCACATGTATCACGAAATAGCTCAGCCCTACGCCTTCCTCTACAATCTGGCGCCCGCCTTTAGGTCGGGCGCGCGGGTCGGAATTGTCGACCTCGAGCGTCAGACGTCGGAGCATGGCACGCCAATCGAGCTGTTGCGTTGCGAACTCACCGCCATTGGCTATCGCGAGGTCGCCACACATCAGCTCGCAGGCGACGGCGGATACCTGGCGGTGTTTTCGCCACCGGAGCCACGGGATCGAAAAGCCCCCCGGGACATCGTTGCTTGTCGGGGTGCCGGCACTCGCTGA
- a CDS encoding ABC transporter ATP-binding protein, giving the protein MSIVPDKTVELTVDETGAPAPAKPMLKFERVGFEYDGRSIMRNVSFAVRPGELVALLGPSGCGKTTILNLVAGFIQPTEGVAFIDNREIAGPGPDRGVVFQAAALFNWMTVADNISFSLRCAGRPKAERQQVAEEMAALVGLSGFENAYPYQLSGGMRQRVGLARVLAAKPKVMLMDEPFSALDVQTREVLQEEVLRIRERTGCTILFVTHSIDEAVFLGDRIFLLTDLKDGSFDELAVDLPSPRDTGENRLHPAFIRLREMIYRKMRH; this is encoded by the coding sequence TTGAGCATCGTACCTGACAAGACCGTGGAATTGACGGTGGACGAAACCGGCGCACCCGCGCCGGCCAAGCCGATGCTCAAGTTCGAACGGGTCGGCTTTGAGTATGACGGCCGCTCGATCATGCGCAACGTCTCCTTCGCCGTCCGCCCCGGTGAACTCGTCGCGCTGCTCGGACCATCTGGCTGCGGCAAGACCACGATACTCAATTTGGTCGCCGGATTTATCCAGCCGACCGAGGGCGTCGCGTTCATCGACAACCGCGAGATCGCCGGGCCGGGTCCGGATCGCGGCGTCGTATTTCAGGCGGCCGCGCTATTCAACTGGATGACCGTCGCGGACAACATTTCGTTCAGCCTGCGCTGCGCAGGCCGCCCGAAGGCGGAGCGGCAGCAGGTCGCGGAGGAGATGGCGGCGCTGGTCGGGCTCTCGGGCTTCGAGAACGCCTATCCGTACCAGCTGTCCGGCGGCATGCGGCAGCGGGTCGGCCTTGCCCGCGTACTCGCCGCGAAACCCAAAGTCATGCTGATGGACGAACCGTTCTCCGCCCTCGACGTGCAGACCCGGGAGGTATTGCAGGAGGAGGTGCTGCGCATTCGCGAGCGCACCGGCTGCACGATCCTCTTCGTCACCCACAGTATCGACGAGGCGGTATTCCTCGGCGACCGGATTTTTCTGCTCACCGATCTGAAGGACGGTTCATTCGACGAGTTGGCGGTCGATCTGCCGTCTCCGCGCGATACCGGCGAAAACCGCTTGCATCCGGCGTTCATTCGCCTGCGCGAGATGATCTACCGGAAGATGCGCCATTGA